Below is a genomic region from Kryptolebias marmoratus isolate JLee-2015 linkage group LG12, ASM164957v2, whole genome shotgun sequence.
TAGTATTACATAATGTGCTTTGCGTTTTTGTCTTTACTTTCCCCCCAGTGATTTGCAAACTTGCTTAcagtttttcttgttctgtAGAAACTTTGTCTTGGTAACTTTTTGAAGTATAAAATGTTTGTGGATGTTGAATAAACCATAGCTGCATATTTTTTAGTCAATCAATAGAAACTCTTTCACTTTTTCCCCCTCATGTCAGCAGTTTATAGTTGTTTCTGACTTTATTGGTGTCTTAAAGTCAGAAAGTAAGTTTTTAATAGATTACATTGGTTTCTAAAGCAAgggttttttagcttttctccgTGTCTCTGTCACTAATCATGAAATTACTGaaacttaaaactttttaaacagaggTTTTGTTGGTTCTAAAAAGGGCTAATACAGAATATTAGAAACCTGAGCTCTGCCACCCTTTTCCAACACAATATCAAATATTAATGCTGTATAGTTAAGTAGTAGTTGCCAGTCTTGCTCTGTGAacgattgtttgtttttttgtctccatgtgCTGCGATATGGTCAGGAGTTGTTGTAGATCAGAAGCCTTCAGAGGTGTGTGCAGGGCTGAAGTCATCCTGTTGTGTAAGGGGAGCTGCTTAGATTGTTGGAAAGGCAGTCTGCTGGCAGAGGAAAGGCTCTGAGTACGATGTTTAGGGAGGTGTAATCTGGGTGACGGAGCTGCCAGCTGGTCACAGCTTTAACCCACAAGATGGATCTTTACAGCTGCAGTTACACACACTGCACAAAGTCagtcttttgtgctttttttgtttgttttgaacttgGGCTTGTCTCCATAGCAACACCTGTGGGTTGATAGTCTAactcaggggtctgcaacctatGGCTCTGCGGCCACACAAGGCTCTTTGGTCTTTCTGCAGTGGGTCTCTGGAACTTTGACCAAAGCTaactttgaaaacttttaaCTGGAGCATTTTTCCGCTTCTTGTGCGGAGGATCACTATCATGGGACTGACGTAGATGCAGgtgtggaaattagcacccgccactggccaaatgcgggtaaatatttgaagtggcgggtgaatttgatcaacacacacaccactgtggcggattggcaatttgaacagaaaaggtgttatttgtcctcttgacatatagggggcagcaatgtgctcgagttgctgctaaatgcaagaaggagaaaagtttagcagacactctttaccagttggtggcggtattgattccttcagttgtttaccaaccaccaataaaaatcaagaagaagaagaagaaacaattcgaggagtagcattagcaatgtggcggaacatttcgggagttaagcgggtggcagacaacaaaaatgtttttcaaaagtagtcgagggaagaaccgaaagttaaacaacttttttttaaaaaactaaatcaatgacatCATGACGTCGgccacaaatagatctatgcattaaaagcagcaagtgtctgaaaagcattacaacttacatacaaaaactgtacagatatgcataaaaaatgtacagatatgcatcttttaatgggttaaaataaaataagaaaaatctagttatttccatgcagtgtccagaaagaggtgttgttcagcttgtagggcaccacaactgcttccacccacctcgatcatcatcatcatatgaaataactttttgtcacaacaaaaaatagtggctggtaaaatatttgagtggctggtagaATAAAAAtttccaccagccatagtggctggtggacaaaatttttaatttccacccctgcgtAGATGAACAAGCCACACTGATTGCTGAAGTCAGCAGGTCTCCCTGTAATCTAGGTGTCAGGAGATGTGACGCGAGCTGCTCTCCTCCCCTTCCAGGTGGTGTTTGATCTCCTGAGATAAAAGATGTGCTTGTCAGATAATCTGGATAAGATTAATACAATTTTGTTTCAATATactattatatatttatatttacttgttatatttaaaaacaagtgtgtgtgatgatgatgatgatgatgatgccaCCTTATGTATCATAATTACACTCCTGAATGGGTCAAAAAGTTCACCTCCgtccaaattattttaaagggcaatcatgtttttaatcattgtttGCAAATTGTCATTTAAGTAGTGTAAAACTTTAATTACTCCATCAACAAACATGTCCACTAATAGttagaaaaaaagagtaaaggTCATCATTACTTCATTTATTTGATGGCAAAATGTAAGAAcaacattaatttaaatatcTGGATGTATTTTCAGAGAAATCTTGGTTGAAGAAAGCAATGTCCAGAGAGTAGACTCTCCTGTCACAGTAAGTAACATTAATGGAAAGTTGATTGGTTATAAATTTACTTAAACTTGTTGAAAAGAGGctaaatgtgtctgtttgttgtttttttttgcaggtgtgTGGTGATATACATGGTCAGTTCTATGACCTGAAGGAGCTCTTCAGAgtaagtttgtttctttttatgtagTGCTGATAGTGAGGTTAATCATCATGAACCTTCACATAGTTTAGGTTTAACTATGGTGGTGGGAAGGACGGGTCTTTATGTATTATTATGGCGACTGGTCAAACTTCCCTAATGACACCATATTTTTATGAGTTTCATCTCATGTTGTAATTCCTCAAAATGAACTCAGCAAACTTCAGGGTTTGTTAATgctccatttctgttttttagtcACATTTAAAGAGGCTAATGTGAAGaactgctgtttattttggcAACATTTTAGAGACATTTCCAAGAGTTTTTGTCATAAAGGTTGTACAGTTCTGCATTCATGAGTTCAACCAATAATTAAGTGTACTCTGTACAGATCAGTCACAGAACGTTCGCCTTGTCCTGGGAAAACTTCAGCTTTCAGCGTGgagctaaaaacatttaacaaagagtTCTACAAACCAAAATTACCCACAGTGTGAGCAAAAGGATAAAAGTGGGATTTCTTTTAATAGTTACAGAACTATAAGAAATGTCCTGGAGTCCAAAAAGTAGTGCTTAGCATAAGCCTACTCAGTTGTTTTGTAAGTTACATGTTAGCATGGCTAAATGTCTTCACGAGTCTCTAAATCACGCAGCGCCCACAGACACACTGACTTTTCTCACAGAACTTTGTTCTGTTCTTCCTCTGAAGGTGAGCTGAAGCATAGACTTTCCAAATCAGGAACTTCTTCTTCACATCTGTTGCCTAACTCCATTTTTAGCTAACTGATTGCAGTCAGATAGCGCTTAATACAGATCCGAACTTCCTCAATgaccatttaaaacattttcactcaagCCACCTTCGGAATTGATCTAGACCCCTTTTATCTGTATGTTTGGCACTGCAATTCATCCAGATCGTCGTACTGAGCTGACATGACTCCACACAAGCAACAGAAAATTGtcttaatgttaaaaactgaacttgacTGCTGGCTGATTAAACATAATTAAACAGCAAGAATATTCTGAAGATGCTGTCTTTtcgttattgttttttttcccagcctaaagttttaatgaactgtttattaGAATTCTTCTCACtgataaaactataaaatacgCCGCTTAACAAAaccattattttaatttgaaacatttcactgaATAGGTAGGTGGAGATGTTCCAGAGacaaattacctcttcatgggTGACTTTGTGGACCGAGGCTTCTACAGTGTGGAgacttttcttctgttgttagCTCTTAAGGTAAATGTGATGGGTTTTCTTTTCTACACACACACCAATCAGGTCCTTGTCAGTACACTGCTGCTCCCATGAGAACAGAAAATGGAAGAGCCTCCTCATCTGGCTGATCTGCTAAGACCTTGTTACTTCACAGTAATTGTGTTTATCTCTGTCACATGGCATGCTTAGTGAAATTCTCTCATGTTTACCTTTTTCCCACAGGTGCGTTATCCAGACAGAATAACTTTGATCCGTGGAAACCACGAGTCTCGACAAATCACCCAAGTCTATGGCTTCTATGATGAGTGTCTGCGCAAGTACGGCTCTGTCACAGTGTGGAGATACTGCACTGAGATATTTGACTACCTGTCATTGTCTGCTATCATTGATGGCAAGGTGACGTATATTGGTCTTTTTTCCTCTTGCATATTGACCATAGAAATAACTGTTCAAAGTATATCTTGTAAAAGTTTTTCTTGGATGTTCTCAATAAGCCATTTTATCACCCTAATttgttaacttttttgtttttcagatctTCTGCGTGCACGGTGGTTTGTCTCCCTCCATCCAGACATTGGACCAGATCAGGACcattgacagaaaacaggaagtgcccCACGATGGACCCATGTGTGACCTTTTGTGGTCAGACCCTGAAGGTATCTCCAGCGGTCTATCattaatttgcatattttttggGATGATCAGTGATAAATCCACAGTAATGTTGGGATTCAGGTTGGACGCACGGCGGTAATTTTGTTTCCCATTCCTGTTCTCAGACACCACAGGGTGGGGGGTGAGTCCCAGAGGTGCAGGCTACTTGTTTGGGAGCGACGTAGTGGCACAGTTCAACGCCGCCAACGACATCCACATGATCTGTCGAGCACACCAGCTGGTGATGGAAGGCTACAAGTGGCACTTCAATGAGACAGTTCTCACTGTGTGGTCAGCCCCCAACTACTGCTACAGGTGGGTAACAAGGTCACATTGAACCCAGTCTGGATTTAATTTTAGGGCTTCCACTAttgactatttttattttaattaaactgtcgCCTAATTTTTTTGATGATCCGTAACAACTAATTTTCCTCCAAAAATCAAAATCGTTTTATTTTAAACGGTCAACTTTGGCAATTATTACataccacaaaataaaatgtaagacttCCAAATTAAAGTGcatgaatataaatatttaaatttccaACTCCAGAGTTCAATATGTGAACAAAACCAACACAATATAGCAGGCAACCTGTCTAACTTGAATAACTTAGATAACAAAGCATAGATCAAAATGTGCTGTGTGATTTCCCCTTGAAGACATTTGAGCAGATGTTTAAATCACAACCATTTTTGTATGGAAACCTCTGATCACCGctgaacaaaccacaaagcagcTGGTCGAAAAACTCTCAAATGACCTGCCCTACTCTGGATTTTGATTATAGTTTATGATAGTTCTTGCCCACTGAGACTTATGCTAATATAGTCTTGACTTTTAAACCAGTGAATGTTATGAAAATATGTCAGACTTCTATTAAGAAGAAGTTCAGTTGTCATGAGGTTCTGATGTCTGGTGAGTGGATTACCAGAGGACAGGTGATGTTCAGATTCAGCTTAAACCGTCAGTAAGAAACTCTGTCTGtgcattgatttattttataatgacATCCCATAtagaaaaatcagactgaagcaacatttatgTCATCATAGTTATACCCGCtgctagtgctgggcgatatggaaaaaatcctatatcacgataacgatatatatcacgatataccccaattacgtacgttgtcagttattctctgaaaaatatgaaaaaataatctaatttcttacctttttcaagctttatttcgaaatgatatttaactgaactttcacaaatgagatctgctgcattttagagcagcaatatatatgtacctgtttcANNNNNNNNNNNNNNNNNNNNNNNNNNNNNNNNNNNNNNNNNNNNNNNNNNNNNNNNNNNNNNNNNNNNNNNNNNNNNNNNNNNNNNNNNNNNNNNNNNNNNNNNNNNNNNNNNNNNNNNNNNNNNNNNNNNNNNNNNNNNNNNNNNNNNNNNNNNNNNNNNNNNNNNNNNNNNNNNNNNNNNNNNNNNNNNNNNNNNNNNNNNNNNNNNNNNNNNNNNNNNNNNNNNNNNNNNNNNNNNNNNNNNNNNNNNNNNNNNNNNNNNNNNNNNNNNNNNNNNNNNNNNNNNNNNNNNNNNNNNNNNNNNNNNNNNNNNNNNNNNNNNNNNNNNNNNNNNNNNNNNNNNNNNNNNNNNNNNNNNNNNNNNNNNNNNNNNNNNNNNNNNNNNNNNNNNNNNNNNNNNNNNNNNNNNNNNNNNNNNNNNNNNNNNNNNNNNNNNNNNNNNNNNNNNNNNNNNNNNNNNNNNNNNNNNNNNNNNNNNNNNNNNNNNNNNNNNNNNNNNNNNNNNNNNNNNNNNNNNNNNNNNNNNNNNNNNNNNNNNNNNNNNNNNNNNNNNNNNNNNNNNNNNNNNNNNNNNNNNNNNNNNNNNNNNNNNNNNNNNNNNNNNNNNNNNNNNNNNNNNNNNNNNNNNNNNNNNNNNNNNNNNNNNNNNNNNNNNNNNNNNNNNNNNNNNNNNNNNNNNNNNNNNNNNNNNNNNNNNNNNNNNNNNNNNNNNNNNNNNNNNNNNNNNNNNNNNNNNNNNNNNNNNNNNNNNNNNNNNNNNNNNNNNNNNNNNNNNNNNNNNNNNNNNNNNNNNNNNNNNNNNNNNNNNNNNNNNNNNNNNNNNNNNNNNNNNNNNNNNNNNNNNNNNNNNNNNNNNNNNNNNNNNNNNNNNNNNNNNNNNNNNNNNNNNNNNNNNNNNNNNNNNNNNNNNNNNNNNNNNNNNNNNNNNNNNNNNNNNNNNNNNNNNNNNNNNNNNNNNNNNNNNNNNNNNNNNNNNNNNNNNNNNNNNNNNNNNNNNNNNNNNNNNNNNNNNNNNNNNNNNNNNNNNNNNNNNNNNNNNNNNNNNNNNNNNNNNNNNNNNNNNNNNNNNNNNNNNNNNNNNNNNNNNNNNNNNNNNNNNNNNNNNNNNNNNNNNNNNNNNNNNNNNNNNNNNNNNNNNNNNNNNNNNNNNNNNNNNNNNNNNNNNNNNNNNNNNNNNNNNNNNNNNNNNNNNNNNNNNNNNNNNNNNNNNNNNNNNNNNNNNNNNNNNNNNNNNNNNNNNNNNNNNNNNNNNNNNNNNNNNNNNNNNNNNNNNNNNNNNNNNNNNNNNNNNNNNNNNNNNNNNNNNNNNNNNNNNNNNNNNNNNNNNNNNNNNNNNNNNNNNNNNNNNNNNNNNNNNNNNNNNNNNNNNNNNNNNNNNNNNNNNNNNNNNNNNNNNNNNNNNNNNNNNNNNNNNNNNNNNNNNNNNNNNNNNNNNNNNNNNNNNNNNNNNNNNNNNNNNNNNNNNNNNNNNNNNNNNNNNNNNNNNNNNNNNNNNNNNNNNNNNNNNNNNNNNNNNNNNNNNNNNNNNNNNNNNNNNNNNNNNNNNNNNNNNNNNNNNNNNNNNNNNNNNNNNNNNNNNNNNNNNNNNNNNNNNNNNNNNNNNNNNNNNNNNNNNNNNNNNNNNNNNNNNNNNNNNNNNNNNNNNNNNNNNNNNNNNNNNNNNNNNNNNNNNNNNNNNNNNNNNNNNNNNNNNNNNNNNNNNNNNNNNNNNNNNNNNNNNNNNNNNNNNNNNNNNNNNNNNNNNNNNNNNNNNNNNNNNNNNNNNNNNNNNNNNNNNNNNNNNNNNNNNNNNNNNNNNNNNNNNNNNNNNNNNNNNNNNNNNNNNNNNNNNNNNNNNNNNNNNNNNNNNNNNNNNNNNNNNNNNNNNNNNNNNNNNNNNNNNNNNNNNNNNNNNNNNNNNNNNNNNNNNNNNNNNNNNNNNNNNNNNNNNNNNNNNNNNNNNNNNNNNNNNNNNNNNNNNNNNNNNNNNNNNNNNNNNNNNNNNNNNNNNNNNNNNNNNNNNNNNNNNNNNNNNNNNNNNNNNNNNNNNNNNNNNNNNNNNNNNNNNNNNNNNNNNNNNNNNNNNNNNNNNNNNNNNNNNNNNNNNNNNNNNNNNNNNNNNNNNNNNNNNNNNNNNNNNNNNNNNNNNNNNNNNNNNNNNNNNNNNNNNNNNNNNNNNNNNNNNNNNNNNNNNNNNNNNNNNNNNNNNNNNNNNNNNNNNNNNNNNNNNNNNNNNNNNNNNNNNNNNNNNNNNNNNNNNNNNNNNNNNNNNNNNNNNNNNNNNNNNNNNNNNNNNNNNNNNNNNNNNNNNNNNNNNNNNNNNNNNNNNNNNNNNNNNNNNNNNNNNNNNNNNNNNNNNNNNNNNNNNNNNNNNNNNNNNNNNNNNNNNNNNNNNNNNNNNNNNNNNNNNNNNNNNNNNNNNNNNNNNNNNNNNNNNNNNNNNNNNNNNNNNNNNNNNNNNNNNNNNNNNNNNNNNNNNNNNNNNNNNNNNNNNNNNNNNNNNNNNNNNNNNNNNNNNNNNNNNNNNNNNNNNNNNNNNNNNNNNNNNNNNNNNNNNNNNNNNNNNNNNNNNNNNNNNNNNNNNNNNNNNNNNNNNNNNNNNNNNNNNNNNNNNNNNNNNNNNNNNNNNNNNNNNNNNNNNNNNNNNNNNNNNNNNNNNNNNNNNNNNNNNNNNNNNNNNNNNNNNNNNNNNNNNNNNNNNNNNNNNNNNNNNNNNNNNNNNNNNNNNNNNNNNNNNNNNNNNNNNNNNNNNNNNNNNNNNNNNNNNNNNNNNNNNNNNNNNNNNNNNNNNNNNNNNNNNNNNNNNNNNNNNNNNNNNNNNNNNNNNNNNNNNNNNNNNNNNNNNNNNNNNNNNNNNNNNNNNNNNNNNNNNNNNNNNNNNNNNNNNNNNNNNNNNNNNNNNNNNNNNNNNNNNNNNNNNNNNNNNNNNNNNNNNNNNNNNNNNNNNNNNNNNNNNNNNNNNNNNNNNNNNNNNNNNNNNNNNNNNNNNNNNNNNNNNNNNNNNNNNNNNNNNNNNNNNNNNNNNNNNNNNNNNNNNNNNNNNNNNNNNNNNNNNNNNNNNNNNNNNNNNNNNNNNNNNNNNNNNNNNNNNNNNNNNNNNNNNNNNNNNNNNNNNNNNNNNNNNNNNNNNNNNNNNNNNNNNNNNNNNNNNNNNNNNNNNNNNNNNNNNNNNNNNNNNNNNNNNNNNNNNNNNNNNNNNNNNNNNNNNNNNNNNNNNNNNNNNNNNNNNNNNNNNNNNNNNNNNNNNNNNNNNNNNNNNNNNNNNNNNNNNNNNNNNNNNNNNNNNNNNNNNNNNNNNNNNNNNNNNNNNNNNNNNNNNNNNNNNNNNNNNNNNNNNNNNNNNNNNNNNNNNNNNNNNNNNNNNNNNNNNNNNNNNNNNNNNNNNNNNNNNNNNNNNNNNNNNNNNNNNNNNNNNNNNNNNNNNNNNNNNNNNNNNNNNNNNNNNNNNNNNNNNNNNNNNNNNNNNNNNNNNNNNNNNNNNNNNNNNNNNNNNNNNNNNNNNNNNNNNNNgtctccatctttcagcacttatgacttaaatgccgacacatacggtgggtcacagaatatggtgtgccgccgggccgcacagaaagccgctgccgtaaagcatgtcgcaaacccacacgtgaagcagcgtcatgtcgcaaaacggagattcttcacaaaatagttttttttttattattatttatcacttatataaacagaatgtatgcaaagtgacaacactaatacattcgtcgtagcctaggttatgaaatatttacatgaatcattgatacaattatgatagacaCGATAGAGAcaatagagacgatagaagaaaatatatcacgatagacacttttctatcgtccccacgatatgtatcgttatatcgcccagcactacccGCTGCTGTACACCATGTCAAATAACACCAATATAAATGTTccactgtcattttaaaagtcaatcTGTGCTCCGCATTACATtacactacattagctaatgttTAACTTCtgcacttttgcatgacaccgtttaatttgttgctgtttcctCAACCGAACGACATCTGTTActatgtaaatgtgtttgtgctgagCAAAGACTGTATTTCTGCCAATGGTGCTGAGGTGGCAAAAGTATCACTCTGCCCCATCAGCACGTCTAGTCAGTCCAAAAATTTACTCAACTCACCACCGACTGatgcaaataaatgcaaataaacactgatttatatagTTTCATGTCTAATAAAGAGTGCATAATAACAtatgattttaataaatgaaagtaTTACTCACAGGCTGCTGAGCAATGATTAACTTAGATGCTAATTTAGCACTGAAAATGCAGTTCAAAAGCTAATGTTATTAGCACTGTAATCATCACTGGACACTTACAGACAAATCAAACGTTTCAAAGCCAGTAAAGACAGTGAAGTAATCACTTCACTTATTACTTGCCAACAAGATAATAATCAGggttcagagaagaaaaaagatgtgagaaaacagctttactgcaacatgtttctgctacaggaagctacggtaTCTCTACTGGGACAAACAGCGCAGCACTCTGCTGCCCCTCTTAAAGTGGCTGCGCAGGTTAACGTCaacaaatttgatttttgacatttgaaaaacGAATAAAAAGTTTTCCGTATTCACAATACGAGTAATTAAAAACTAGATTAGAACCCCTGCTAAAATAAATCTTACTCACTTGTCCTTTGAAATGTTAAAGGGTAGCTTATTTTGagtacttttagctgttttaaaataaggctTTATCGTTTGTTTCTTCCCGATCAGGTGTGGtaatgtggcggccatcttggagcTGGATGAGCATTTACAGCGGGAGTTCATCATATTCGAGGCAGCTCCACAAGAGACCAGAGGCATCCCCTCTAAGAAGCCAGTAGCTGACTATTTCCTGTAAAACCTCTGAGCAGACAGCCATGACATGTCAAACTCTGGTACACCTCCCCACAAAGCCACCCGCCCCGCCCCACCCCCCGTTCTGCGGCAGGTCAGTTCTGTTGGCAGACCTCGCAGCAATGAGGCAGAAAACCTGCCCGACCCTGTGAAGCCTCTGTCTCTCCGTCACACACAGCTTCAGTTTAAAGAACTGGATTTTTGCCTGACTGCCTGAGCCTGACGGAGCAGTTGGTGTGAAAGGGTGCGGCTGAACCTGGGCCCAtgactgttgttgtttctcttcaGCTGTACGATGGCCATTCTCTCTGCTTCTTCCACCTGtcgatctcctcctcctctgtacATAGAACATTCTCCTTTCCGCATTCACCACATTTCTCTAAggttctttttccttttatgaCAAATGTTGTCATTTAGTTTTAGAGCTGCTTGGAAGGAGTAAaggctgtttatttttcaaaaaatatgcAGGTTTGggacatttttacatttttatcatttaaggaATTCCTACAATACATATGTTGTCTTTCATTTTTGTATAATTGTTGCTGTC
It encodes:
- the LOC108248186 gene encoding serine/threonine-protein phosphatase 4 catalytic subunit B; the protein is MCVTMGDISDLDRQIEQLRRCELIKENEVKALCAKAREILVEESNVQRVDSPVTVCGDIHGQFYDLKELFRVGGDVPETNYLFMGDFVDRGFYSVETFLLLLALKVRYPDRITLIRGNHESRQITQVYGFYDECLRKYGSVTVWRYCTEIFDYLSLSAIIDGKIFCVHGGLSPSIQTLDQIRTIDRKQEVPHDGPMCDLLWSDPEDTTGWGVSPRGAGYLFGSDVVAQFNAANDIHMICRAHQLVMEGYKWHFNETVLTVWSAPNYCYRCGNVAAILELDEHLQREFIIFEAAPQETRGIPSKKPVADYFL